A stretch of Bacteroidota bacterium DNA encodes these proteins:
- a CDS encoding FkbM family methyltransferase, which translates to MKKLVQNALQSVLGFRRYLFLFSMFKIRTLRRDKKEGDFFHFLSMIPEDALVLDIGANIGIMTAWLAKHCKKGIVHAIEPIPENFETLTRICRHYNFANVRLHQFALGAEEGQLEMVMPEVKNVKMQGLSHVVHDSITDFNEGRRYAVPQHQLDLLPEIVEEVKAIKIDVENFEYFVFKGGEKMLRKYKPLIYCELWDNENREKCFQLLQGDLGYKIMVLHGGTLVQFDAKIHQNQNFFFVG; encoded by the coding sequence ATGAAAAAATTGGTTCAAAACGCATTGCAGTCGGTGCTCGGCTTTCGCCGGTACCTGTTCTTGTTTTCGATGTTCAAGATTCGCACCCTACGGCGCGATAAAAAGGAGGGAGATTTTTTCCATTTCCTCTCCATGATTCCTGAGGATGCCTTGGTGCTCGACATCGGTGCCAACATCGGCATCATGACCGCTTGGCTCGCCAAACATTGCAAAAAGGGCATTGTGCATGCAATTGAGCCCATTCCCGAGAATTTCGAAACGCTTACGCGTATCTGCAGGCATTACAATTTTGCCAATGTCAGGTTGCATCAGTTTGCCTTGGGGGCCGAGGAAGGTCAACTCGAAATGGTGATGCCCGAAGTCAAAAACGTGAAAATGCAAGGCTTGAGCCACGTGGTCCATGACAGCATCACGGACTTCAACGAGGGCAGGCGCTACGCCGTCCCGCAACATCAACTTGACTTGCTTCCCGAAATCGTGGAGGAGGTCAAAGCCATCAAAATCGACGTTGAGAATTTTGAATACTTCGTTTTCAAAGGCGGCGAAAAGATGTTGCGCAAGTACAAGCCACTGATCTACTGCGAACTCTGGGACAATGAAAACCGCGAAAAGTGTTTTCAGCTCCTCCAAGGCGATCTCGGCTACAAAATCATGGTGCTTCATGGCGGAACCTTGGTTCAGTTTGATGCCAAAATCCACCAAAACCAAAACTTCTTCTTCGTAGGCTAG